The genome window CTGACACTCCCAAAGATTTGCCAATTTCTTTCGTTGTCATCTCGCCGAGGTAGTAGAGTGTCATCACCGTGCGTTCACTCTCCGGTAGTTTTTTCAGAAGATTTTCGACGATTTCATAACGATGCGCCATTGCTTCTGATTCTCGCTGTTCTAATACATAACGCTCATACGTTAAATTATCTATCTCTTTCACAGACGTGTCACTCAGCGATTGCATCGCAGGTCTTTGCTTTCGCATCCAAGCGATGCAAAGCCGATTCGCAATGGTATAGACCCATCCAGCAAATTGATTGGGATCCCTGAGTGTTGAAAGTTTTTCATGTGCCTGGAGGAAGGTATCCTGTGTAATCTCTTCAGCATAGTGAAAATCTTCGATCTTCCGCCACACAAAGGCATGAATGCTGCTTTGATACTTCTGGACTAAAGTATTGAATGCCGCGTCGTCGCCTGACAAAACTTTGCGAATTAACTGAACATCGTCTTCTCTTTCCACACGAGTCCTCCTCACAAACAGATTGGGATATATTCTCCTTCGCCAAAAGACATAATCAAATGCCGCATTTTGCGAAATGAAACACTGCAACATCGTCCATACTCTTACGCTATTGTAGTGTTAAGACGCGATTTTGGGATAGAAAACGTGCATTATATGAAAAAAATTGAAAAAATCCTGGATTTTTCAGTGCTGTAGGAGGAAATTGCTGTTAGGGAAGATTAAGGGTTGTGTTCAGATCGCTGGAAAGGGAATTGGGTTGCAATATGTAGGGCTGCCCAGTTGCCCTTGGAGGATAACTAAACAGCCCTAACAAAATATTTAGATACAAAATCTCTACTCGAAACCGCCGACCTTCGCAGCTTCAGGCGCGCTCGTCGGAAGTTCCTTCTTGGCTAACGTATCTTCAGGCACATAACCGGAGTAGTCAGAAATCTGACCGTGCGTCAACGCATACACCACAACGTTCGTCATGAAACGATAGACACCGGGTGAATAGTGGACACTCCGCGTCGGGAGACTGACAGACTCCATTGCGCACATGTAGTCACGACGGACAACGATAACCGACAATTTTTCACCGACGGAGATACCTTCGAGATAGTTCCGTTTCGGCGGACGTGTGCCCCACCAGAAGATGTCGTATCCGACAGGGGGACCACCCATTTCATAGAAGTTATCGTAAATTTCGTGCTCGTTCGCAATACGTTCAATCTGATACTCAGGCATGACGTAACGCATCTGTGCGAGGAAAAGACGAATCATCGCTTGCGCAGGGGCGTTCACACCGCAGTCATCAAAGACGAGGAATCCACCTTTTTCAACGAGATAGCGACGCATACCCGCGGCTTCCGTCTCAGTGAGACGGCTATCCATTTTACCGCCACCATACTGCCGTCCGAGCAAGTTACGAGAACGGGTGAGTGACGGATCGTGTCCTGTCATAAAGACGAAGGGTGTTTTGAAGAGGTTGGCATCGGTAAGTTTCAATGCGCCACCTTCAACGTTCATGTCGGTTTTGATTTTCGTCCGCTCATTGAGCCATTTCGTCAATGCGTTGAGGGAAGAAGCATCAGCCCACCAGTCAGAGAGACTGTGGCGGATCCGTGTGAAACGGAAGACGCCGCGGATGTCCTTACCTTTACCGATAACGCGTCCACCGGGTTCGCCTCTGGGCAGGGGTGGGACTTCAACGTTACCGAGGGTGATGTTTTCAACGACATCACCGAGCGCATCGCGTGCGGCACCGACGTTTTCAACCATTGCGAGTCCGGGTGGACGTTCAAAAGCGACTTTCACCTGCACGACGCTGCCTGCGACACCGCGACCGATGTTCGCCGGTCCAGCGGAGGGTGCGGTTGCGACGGGTGCGGAGAACGCCAAGGCACCGGGGGCATCCGAAACAGGTAGATCCGCGTGTGTTACAACTGTCGGCACGGGTGCGTTCGGCGTAACCACTCTCGGTACATTCGGATTAATCGGTGCTTCCACTTTGACGGTTTGGTTTGAAAATTCGAGTACCGTCTGCGGTTGGAAATTCGATTTAGCCACAAACGCAGTCGTTACACGGGGTTGTACTTGAACCTGTTCAACGACAACGGTGTTCTGTGTTGGAACCGTCGGCTTAATAACAGGTTTTACAACAGGTTTCCGGACCTTAGGCTTCGGTGGCTCCTTGGGTTGGAGCACTTCAGCACCCACGAGATCTTTGAACTGTTCAGTTTGCGTGACAAGATAAATGCCAGCAATGAACGCTATGACCGCGTGAAGTACCAATGAAGTCATCAAGGCACCTGAGGTTCTTTTTGCACTCATTCGTTATTACCTCCAAGGGATATTTGCGTATCCTAAGAAAAAACAAAAGTTGTTGATGCAGGAATATCTGCAATTTCCGTGCCAATGCGAAAAACGCTCAATTGACCATAAATCCCTACATCAAACGGGTTAAACTGCACGAAAAGGGGCAGTCCTTTTTTAAGCTGCACAAAAAGGGGCAGCTTTTAACGAATCGTCCGGAACGTTATTCGGGGACTTTGTCGGCATCTGTCGAAAAGAAGCGGCCTGCCTCCTTAAGTCGCGGTTTGCCTTTGTGAAAGCCAAAGATACCAAGGTTGTTTTCCGTGCTGCTATCCAACTCGTGGATCTTCCACCCATCCTTTTCCTCTTTCACCAGATAGAGGGTCGTTTCGCCAGGAAACGAGCCTTTGTAGCAGTTGTAACCTATCGCGGAGGCTTCCAATTTTCTCCCTTTATAGCGAATCCAAAAATCCTTCAACACATCGTCCCGTCCCCATTTAGAACCCTTCGTCCCAATACCGATCCACAAACCTTCAATAGCGACTTTAACATTCGTCCAGCCGAAGGCGATTGGCACAGGTTCATTTCCGGCAAAGATTGTTCCGAAGGCAACCTTGGGATCATTCGTCCGAAAGGTCTCTCCAATGGCTTTGAGATCGTTGTCGTTAAAGGCTTTGTAGAACTCACTATAAACCGCTTGGATTTCGGCTTTTTCTGCTGCGAAGTCAATAGGGGGTCTCGCAGC of Candidatus Poribacteria bacterium contains these proteins:
- a CDS encoding DUF4159 domain-containing protein, with the translated sequence MSAKRTSGALMTSLVLHAVIAFIAGIYLVTQTEQFKDLVGAEVLQPKEPPKPKVRKPVVKPVIKPTVPTQNTVVVEQVQVQPRVTTAFVAKSNFQPQTVLEFSNQTVKVEAPINPNVPRVVTPNAPVPTVVTHADLPVSDAPGALAFSAPVATAPSAGPANIGRGVAGSVVQVKVAFERPPGLAMVENVGAARDALGDVVENITLGNVEVPPLPRGEPGGRVIGKGKDIRGVFRFTRIRHSLSDWWADASSLNALTKWLNERTKIKTDMNVEGGALKLTDANLFKTPFVFMTGHDPSLTRSRNLLGRQYGGGKMDSRLTETEAAGMRRYLVEKGGFLVFDDCGVNAPAQAMIRLFLAQMRYVMPEYQIERIANEHEIYDNFYEMGGPPVGYDIFWWGTRPPKRNYLEGISVGEKLSVIVVRRDYMCAMESVSLPTRSVHYSPGVYRFMTNVVVYALTHGQISDYSGYVPEDTLAKKELPTSAPEAAKVGGFE